TATTTAGAGAAGATTTATTTTATAGGTTAAACGTTATACCTATAAATTTACCTAGCTTAAGAGAACGAAAAGAGGATATCCCTTTATTAATAGATTTTATGGTTCAAGAATACGCTAGAAAACTTAATAAAGATGTAGAGTATGTTGATGAAAGTGTAATTGATACTTTAATAAAATATAGATGGCCAGGCAATATTAGAGAATTACAAAATATAATAGAGTATAGTGTAAACATGTCATCCTCTAATAGAATTACTATGGATTTATTACCGAGTAAAATAAAGCGAAAGACGACAGATCAAGTATATGTAGAAACTGAAGATATAGAAACTTTAGATGAACTAGAAAGAAGAGAAATAATAAAGGCTTTAAATAAATATAAAGGTTATAAAAAGGATAAAGATTTAGTGGCAAAAGCTTTAGGAATATCAAGGGCCACTTTATATAGAAAATTAGATAAATATAATATAATCTCAAAATGATACAGAATATCATTTTGAGATTTTTTTTTATCATTTTGAGATATAAAATATAATTTAATTAATGTATAAAGTTTATTTTTTATATAAAATAAATTTATTAACTGAAAATAATATTAAATTAAAATAAATATATTTTTATGAATCATTTAAATGAGTCTGTAAATCGCTATATTACAATACTAAATTATTAAATCTAGAATGAGTAAATTATTTTTGGATAATTAAAATTTGAAAAAATATATTAAAAATAAAAAGTTGGCATGATTATTGCTTGATATAAATATATCAAAAATATTTTGGAGGGATAAAATTATGAGAAATGTAAAAGAACAATTAGTTAATATATTAAATGCGGAGGTAAAACCAGCATTAGGATGTACTGAGCCAGTTGCTGTGGCACTAGCATGTGCAAAGGCTAAAGAATTATTAGGGGAAGAAATAGTAAATCATTCTGTATTAGTTAGCCCAAATGTATATAAAAATGGAATGTGTGTAGGGATACCAGGAACAGAAAGATTAGGTCTTAAGATATCAGTAGCTTTAGGATTTGTAGGTGGACATTCTGAAAATGGATTAAGAGTATTAGAAACTTTAACGCCAGAAGAAGTTAAACTTGCAGAAGAGTATATGGATAATACTCCTATAGATATATCGCCTGCTAACACTAAGGAAAAGGTTTATATAGAAGTTTCTTTACAAGGAGCTACAAGAACTTCAAAGGTTGCAATAAGAACTAAACATGATAATTTTGTTTACTTAGAAGCTAATGGAGAAGTATTATTAGATGAAGAACAACCAGAAGAAGTAGCAATTACAGTTGAAAATGAAGAGAATATATTAGATACAATAACTATAAAAGAATTAGTTGAAAATGTAGAAGCATTAGATTTTAATGATATAGAATTCTTATTAGAAGGAATAGCTATGAATGAAGAAATAGCTAATTATGGATTAAATCATAAAGTTGGTATCGGTGTTGGATACGGAATAAAGAAATCTATGGAAGAGGGATTACTTGGAGATGATTTATTAAACAATGCGATGATGATAACTGCAGCTGCATCAGATGCTAGAATGGCAGGAATTAAAATGCCAGTTATGAGTTCAAATGGTAGTGGAAATCATGGTATAACAGCGATACTTCCAATAGTTGCTTATAATAAAAAATTCCCACAAACTGATGAAAAATTAGCTAAAGCATTAGCAATATCTCATTTAGTAACAGCTTATGTTAAAAACTATACTGGTAGATTATCTGCAGTATGTGGATGTGGTGTTGCTGCATCAACAGGAGCTACAGCTGGTATAACTTGGTTAATGAGTGGAGATATAAAGAAAATTGAAGGAGCTATGGAACATATAGTAGCTAGCTTAAGTGGTATGATATGTGATGGAGCTAAATCAGGTTGTGCAGTGAAATTAGCATCAGCAGCATCAACTGCAGTACAAAGTGCTATAATTGCAAATCAAAATTGTTTTGTGCC
The Romboutsia ilealis genome window above contains:
- a CDS encoding L-cysteine desulfidase family protein encodes the protein MRNVKEQLVNILNAEVKPALGCTEPVAVALACAKAKELLGEEIVNHSVLVSPNVYKNGMCVGIPGTERLGLKISVALGFVGGHSENGLRVLETLTPEEVKLAEEYMDNTPIDISPANTKEKVYIEVSLQGATRTSKVAIRTKHDNFVYLEANGEVLLDEEQPEEVAITVENEENILDTITIKELVENVEALDFNDIEFLLEGIAMNEEIANYGLNHKVGIGVGYGIKKSMEEGLLGDDLLNNAMMITAAASDARMAGIKMPVMSSNGSGNHGITAILPIVAYNKKFPQTDEKLAKALAISHLVTAYVKNYTGRLSAVCGCGVAASTGATAGITWLMSGDIKKIEGAMEHIVASLSGMICDGAKSGCAVKLASAASTAVQSAIIANQNCFVPSKNGIVGSSVEESIQNLGRVSDKGMTITDEVIINVMDDMNKVK